From Demequina lutea, a single genomic window includes:
- a CDS encoding phage holin family protein, translating to MKFVLRAAFAALAVWIATLLPLDVGVTGGNANDWWSRPLVFLAIGALLVLLNAIIKPIVKTLALPVIILTLGLFTAVIAWFMLWLTSWITSNIDGIDFTIGGFWKTLIAAIVIAVITAVLDPIAKDRKRLRR from the coding sequence ATGAAGTTCGTCCTCAGAGCCGCATTCGCGGCGCTCGCCGTCTGGATTGCCACCCTGCTTCCGCTCGATGTGGGGGTGACCGGTGGCAATGCCAACGATTGGTGGAGCCGACCGCTCGTCTTCCTCGCCATCGGCGCGCTTCTGGTGCTGCTCAACGCAATCATCAAACCGATCGTCAAGACTCTCGCGCTGCCGGTGATCATCCTCACCCTTGGCCTCTTCACCGCGGTCATCGCGTGGTTCATGCTCTGGCTCACCTCGTGGATCACGTCGAACATCGACGGCATTGACTTCACGATCGGCGGCTTCTGGAAGACCCTGATCGCCGCAATTGTGATCGCGGTGATTACGGCGGTGCTTGACCCCATCGCGAAGGACCGCAAGCGCTTGCGTCGTTAG
- the purB gene encoding adenylosuccinate lyase, with protein sequence MTEPTASAAHPFRPTVSLAGLEPAIALGPLDGRYRGAVASLVDYLSEPALNRMRLHVEVEWFIHLCATDAVPGVRVLTATELDLLRGIPAGFDAAGIAEHAAFERETVHDVKAIEYVIKARIKGTTLEPLRELVHFACTSEDINNLSYALMIQGAVREVWLPAATALADQLAEMARASKSQPMLARTHGQPATPTTLGKELAVVTHRLRRQLARIKGAEYLGKINGATGTFGAHAAAVPGTDWAAVSRSFVEGLGLAWNPLTTQIESHDWQAELYSDVARFGRILHNLATDVWTYISLGFFAQVRGQGTIGSSAMPHKVNPIRFENAEANLEISAALLDTLGATLVTSRMQRDLTDSTSQRNIGVAFGHSLLAIDNLRRGLAGLDVNPTALNADLDANWEVLAEPIQSAMRAAAIAGVPGMDNPYETLRDLTRGRRIGADDVRTFVSGLGLPADATERLIALTPGSYVGIAEKLVDEYLG encoded by the coding sequence GTGACCGAGCCCACTGCTTCAGCTGCCCACCCGTTCCGCCCCACGGTGTCGTTGGCGGGGCTAGAGCCCGCGATCGCACTTGGCCCGCTCGACGGCCGCTACCGCGGCGCCGTCGCCTCGCTCGTCGACTACCTGTCAGAGCCCGCGCTCAACCGCATGCGCCTGCACGTCGAGGTCGAGTGGTTCATTCACCTGTGCGCGACCGACGCGGTGCCGGGGGTGCGCGTCCTGACCGCCACGGAACTCGACCTGTTGCGCGGAATCCCGGCCGGCTTCGACGCCGCAGGCATCGCGGAGCACGCCGCATTCGAACGCGAGACGGTCCACGACGTCAAGGCGATCGAGTACGTCATCAAGGCCCGCATCAAGGGCACGACGCTCGAGCCCCTGCGCGAGCTCGTGCACTTCGCGTGCACCTCCGAGGACATCAACAACCTGTCCTACGCGCTCATGATCCAAGGCGCCGTGCGTGAGGTGTGGCTGCCCGCCGCGACCGCGCTTGCGGACCAGCTCGCCGAGATGGCGCGGGCCTCGAAGAGCCAGCCGATGCTCGCGCGCACCCACGGCCAGCCCGCGACCCCCACGACGCTCGGCAAGGAACTCGCGGTCGTGACGCACCGCTTGCGCCGCCAGCTCGCGCGCATCAAGGGCGCGGAGTACTTGGGCAAGATCAACGGCGCGACCGGAACGTTTGGGGCGCACGCCGCCGCAGTGCCAGGGACGGATTGGGCGGCTGTGTCGCGCTCGTTTGTCGAGGGGCTGGGGTTGGCGTGGAACCCGCTCACGACGCAGATCGAGAGCCACGACTGGCAGGCAGAGCTCTACTCCGACGTTGCCCGGTTTGGCCGCATCCTGCACAACCTCGCAACCGACGTGTGGACCTACATCTCTCTTGGCTTCTTCGCGCAGGTGCGCGGCCAGGGCACGATCGGGTCCAGCGCGATGCCGCACAAGGTCAACCCCATCCGCTTCGAGAACGCCGAGGCCAACCTCGAGATCTCGGCGGCGCTGCTCGACACGCTGGGCGCCACGCTCGTCACGAGCCGCATGCAGCGCGACCTGACCGATTCGACCAGCCAGCGCAACATCGGCGTCGCGTTCGGCCACTCGCTGCTCGCGATCGACAACCTGCGCCGCGGGCTGGCCGGTCTCGACGTCAACCCCACGGCGCTCAATGCCGACCTCGACGCGAACTGGGAGGTGCTCGCCGAGCCCATCCAGTCGGCCATGCGCGCCGCCGCGATCGCCGGCGTGCCCGGCATGGACAACCCCTACGAGACCCTGCGCGACCTCACACGCGGCCGCCGCATCGGCGCCGACGACGTGCGCACCTTCGTGTCGGGGCTCGGGCTGCCGGCCGACGCGACCGAGCGGCTCATCGCCCTGACGCCCGGAAGCTATGTGGGCATCGCCGAGAAGCTGGTCGACGAGTACCTGGGGTAG
- a CDS encoding sigma-70 family RNA polymerase sigma factor, protein MARWEPILDEVMRERGSGLLAYARLLTGNDAEAEDVLQDALVRSFSRGRTFTHVNAAEAYVRRAIPSVFIDRLRHRRTRDTALERQAYEQDEAISMGDRDAVLDVRAALATLPPRERACTVLRFYDDLTVPQIAAQLGLAEGTVKRYLADASARLASVLGDVEDNDRIPVVTHSGKEGR, encoded by the coding sequence GTGGCACGGTGGGAGCCCATCCTCGATGAGGTGATGCGGGAGCGCGGCTCCGGCCTGCTCGCGTATGCGCGGCTACTGACGGGAAACGATGCCGAGGCGGAGGACGTGCTCCAGGACGCGCTCGTGCGCTCCTTCTCGAGGGGGCGCACGTTCACCCACGTCAATGCCGCCGAGGCCTACGTGAGGCGCGCCATCCCGTCCGTATTCATCGATCGCTTGCGGCACCGGCGTACGCGGGACACCGCCCTTGAGCGGCAGGCCTACGAGCAAGACGAGGCCATCTCCATGGGCGATCGCGACGCGGTCCTCGACGTCCGCGCGGCGCTCGCTACCCTGCCTCCCCGCGAGCGCGCGTGCACGGTGCTCAGGTTCTACGACGACCTCACGGTTCCCCAGATCGCCGCCCAACTTGGCCTCGCTGAAGGCACGGTCAAGCGCTACCTCGCCGACGCGTCGGCGCGACTGGCGTCGGTGCTCGGGGACGTGGAAGACAACGATCGAATCCCGGTCGTGACACATTCAGGCAAGGAAGGCCGCTGA
- a CDS encoding sigma-70 family RNA polymerase sigma factor encodes MARWEPLLEQVMRERAPRLLAYAAMLTGDDAEAHDVLQDALVRTFSRGRRFDHVNQAEAYVRRAIPSVVIDRSRKFRPVPRDPADHPQVAAQASDRDAVMDVRGALRELAPRERACVVLRFYDDLTVAQISAHLGLADGTVKRYLSDASAKLAGLLGSELDLREENTVPVTAPLVKGRR; translated from the coding sequence ATGGCCCGATGGGAACCGCTGCTGGAGCAGGTGATGCGTGAGCGCGCTCCGCGACTGCTCGCCTACGCCGCGATGCTCACGGGCGACGATGCTGAGGCGCACGACGTGCTGCAGGACGCGCTGGTCCGCACCTTCTCCCGCGGCAGGCGGTTCGACCACGTCAACCAGGCCGAGGCGTATGTGCGCCGGGCGATTCCCAGCGTGGTGATCGACCGTTCCCGCAAGTTCAGGCCGGTGCCGCGCGATCCCGCTGACCACCCCCAGGTGGCCGCTCAAGCCTCCGACCGCGACGCCGTGATGGACGTGCGCGGCGCCCTGCGCGAACTCGCCCCGCGCGAGCGGGCTTGCGTCGTGCTCCGCTTCTACGACGACCTCACGGTGGCGCAAATCTCCGCGCACCTCGGGCTCGCGGACGGGACGGTCAAGCGCTACCTGTCCGATGCGTCGGCGAAGCTGGCGGGTCTCTTGGGGTCGGAACTCGATCTACGCGAAGAAAACACGGTGCCGGTGACGGCACCTTTGGTGAAGGGAAGGCGCTGA
- a CDS encoding CPBP family intramembrane glutamic endopeptidase — MNADPATDPAADVTPAGVATADAPSIPRLRAEVLIVLGLSLGQSAVYAIIALIRRYMATAPIGKQSTTLNPSLSSINYLNIIYQVLSIAFALVPVALALYLLSSHGGSWRARLGLNRNGRSRWRDVGLGFGLAAAIGLPGLGLYAVGRAIGQTVRIDTSGLPHQWWSAVILLASAGVAGMLEEVIVVGYLITRLQEMRWSLPVAILASALLRGTYHLYQGWPMALGNAVMGAVFAWVFVRTGRLGPLILAHWTLDAVSFIGPDVVPASWINALNGG, encoded by the coding sequence ATGAACGCCGACCCCGCCACTGATCCCGCAGCAGACGTCACCCCCGCGGGCGTCGCCACCGCAGACGCCCCCTCGATCCCCAGGCTGCGCGCCGAGGTCCTCATCGTGCTGGGTCTGTCGCTCGGCCAGAGCGCCGTGTACGCGATCATTGCGCTCATCCGGCGCTACATGGCCACCGCTCCGATCGGCAAGCAGTCCACGACCCTCAACCCGTCGCTGTCGAGCATCAACTACCTCAACATCATCTACCAGGTGCTGAGCATCGCCTTCGCGCTCGTGCCCGTCGCGCTCGCCCTGTACCTGCTCTCGAGCCACGGCGGCTCGTGGAGGGCGAGACTCGGCCTCAACCGGAACGGTCGCTCGCGGTGGCGCGACGTGGGGCTCGGCTTCGGGCTGGCGGCGGCCATCGGCCTTCCCGGACTGGGCCTTTACGCGGTGGGTCGCGCGATCGGCCAAACCGTGCGGATCGACACCTCCGGGCTGCCGCACCAGTGGTGGTCGGCCGTCATCCTGCTGGCCTCTGCGGGAGTGGCAGGGATGCTCGAGGAGGTCATCGTCGTCGGGTACCTCATCACCCGGCTCCAAGAAATGCGTTGGTCGCTGCCGGTGGCGATCCTGGCATCGGCGCTGCTCCGCGGCACCTATCACCTCTACCAGGGCTGGCCGATGGCGCTCGGCAACGCCGTGATGGGAGCCGTATTCGCCTGGGTGTTTGTGCGTACGGGCAGGCTCGGTCCACTGATCTTGGCGCACTGGACACTCGACGCGGTCTCCTTCATCGGCCCCGACGTCGTGCCTGCGAGTTGGATCAACGCGCTCAACGGCGGCTGA
- a CDS encoding isocitrate lyase/phosphoenolpyruvate mutase family protein: MTAPRSLEAAAAPREAFVLNARTDTYFGGVTGDPFDETVERALRYIEAGADCIFVPGVVEADTIRRLAAAIPAPLNIVAGLANTIDTLTLFSLGVTRVSLGGSLARAALSLVERAGRELLLSGTLGFLDGAISYAELQRRFDQ; this comes from the coding sequence ATGACGGCCCCCCGGTCGCTTGAGGCGGCCGCGGCGCCCAGGGAAGCGTTCGTGCTGAATGCCCGAACCGACACGTACTTCGGCGGAGTCACAGGGGACCCGTTCGACGAGACGGTCGAGCGCGCGCTCCGCTACATCGAGGCCGGCGCAGACTGCATCTTCGTGCCGGGCGTCGTCGAAGCGGACACCATCCGCCGGCTCGCCGCCGCCATTCCTGCGCCCCTCAACATCGTGGCCGGGCTGGCGAACACCATCGATACGCTCACGCTCTTCTCGCTCGGCGTCACGCGTGTGAGCCTGGGCGGCAGCCTCGCACGAGCCGCGCTCTCGCTCGTGGAACGCGCCGGCCGCGAGCTGCTCCTTTCCGGAACCCTCGGTTTTCTCGATGGCGCGATCTCCTACGCCGAGCTTCAGCGACGCTTCGACCAATGA
- a CDS encoding lysylphosphatidylglycerol synthase transmembrane domain-containing protein, producing the protein MPADAPPTTGGDTAPDDQAGTTAVSAPAASAPTVTVIDTPEIRVHRVADLISLLGVALGIVIVLLLGAYARGTTDGITADVHGISGILQRLLIAPVNLFSGIVTLILPAAVVIDLAVRREPRRILEALTAAAVGFGFTLVTVFLVHHFGSTGVEGSLTIGVGAHATVALPAYIAGVAALLTVAGRRGTRRTLMLSWNVMWLAIAVAVISSIVTLPAALLTVLLGRLAGLGIRYALGSTTDRAYGDALVDGIKRAGFSPKRLVRADPSSSQATQELDEVSTALGRTRHGRVYSLLTKENYHLIVVTLDADQHAVGFLTKLWQSARLRGIDARADVSLRHSAEATALVSHAARGAGVRTARVLGMAQARDSMIVVYQRPLAARPLADIDPAEVTDAAVDAIWDQVMKSHDAGISHRSLSADTVLVGHDELVGLPTVWLTSWELGEVATTELAKRIDCAQLVAMLAPIIGAERAVASAFRALDDAGVEAFAPMLQSIVLPRATRHAMRASEINLGVVRKEIVERLPDADVEPEKIARFGPRTVFTLAAGIIAALVVFASFNTENVLNALRDSNPWWLLAALAWALATFAGAAVALMAFSPIRLPWNRALLAQVAAAYIALAAPAGVGPAALNMRLLTRRKVPAPLAVATVALVQVSAVVVTVVGLIVLSLITGSEGTLAALPSSSVLVGVIVTAVVVAIAMIVPRVRTWALGRLRPLVRQTWPRLAQVLSQPWRLALGIGGNLLLTVAYVGAFDSTLRAFGQHMPLIDVTVLFLLGNAVGAIVPTPGGLGAVEGALTAGLISAGLPKEIAASVVVLYRLISYWARIPMGYVAMRFLQRKGEL; encoded by the coding sequence ATGCCCGCAGATGCTCCGCCCACGACCGGCGGCGATACGGCACCCGATGACCAGGCAGGAACCACCGCGGTGAGCGCCCCTGCGGCCAGCGCCCCCACCGTCACGGTGATCGACACTCCCGAAATCCGGGTCCACCGCGTCGCGGACCTCATTTCGCTCCTCGGTGTCGCCCTTGGCATCGTCATCGTGCTGCTGCTCGGCGCGTACGCGCGCGGCACCACAGATGGAATCACCGCGGACGTGCACGGGATCTCCGGGATTCTCCAGCGCCTGCTCATCGCGCCCGTCAACCTGTTCTCTGGAATCGTCACCCTGATCCTTCCCGCCGCCGTGGTCATCGACCTGGCTGTCCGCAGGGAGCCCCGCCGCATCTTGGAGGCGCTCACCGCGGCCGCGGTGGGCTTCGGGTTCACGCTCGTCACCGTCTTCCTGGTGCACCACTTCGGCTCGACCGGAGTGGAGGGCTCGCTCACGATCGGCGTGGGCGCCCACGCCACGGTCGCGCTGCCCGCCTATATCGCGGGCGTCGCGGCACTGCTCACGGTCGCGGGTAGACGAGGAACCCGCCGCACCCTCATGCTGTCGTGGAATGTGATGTGGCTCGCGATCGCCGTGGCCGTCATCTCCAGCATCGTCACTCTCCCGGCGGCGCTCCTGACGGTGCTGCTTGGCCGGCTCGCTGGACTTGGGATCCGCTACGCGCTCGGATCCACGACGGACCGCGCGTATGGCGACGCACTCGTCGACGGCATCAAGCGCGCCGGCTTCTCTCCCAAACGCCTTGTACGCGCCGACCCCTCCTCGAGTCAGGCAACTCAGGAACTCGACGAGGTATCGACCGCGCTTGGCCGCACGCGTCACGGCCGCGTCTATTCGCTGCTGACCAAGGAGAACTACCACCTCATCGTGGTGACGCTCGATGCCGACCAGCACGCCGTCGGCTTCCTCACGAAGCTGTGGCAATCCGCGCGGTTGCGCGGCATCGACGCGCGCGCCGACGTGTCCCTGCGGCATTCCGCGGAGGCGACCGCGCTCGTGTCCCACGCGGCTCGCGGTGCCGGAGTGCGCACCGCCCGCGTGCTGGGCATGGCACAGGCCCGCGACTCGATGATCGTCGTCTACCAACGCCCATTGGCGGCACGCCCTCTCGCCGACATCGACCCCGCGGAGGTCACCGACGCCGCGGTCGACGCCATCTGGGATCAAGTGATGAAGTCCCACGACGCGGGAATTTCGCACCGCTCGCTCAGCGCGGACACGGTGCTCGTTGGCCACGACGAACTCGTCGGACTTCCCACCGTATGGCTCACCAGTTGGGAGCTCGGCGAGGTCGCCACGACCGAGCTCGCCAAACGCATCGACTGTGCCCAACTCGTCGCGATGCTCGCGCCCATCATCGGCGCGGAACGCGCGGTCGCGTCGGCGTTCCGCGCCTTGGACGACGCCGGCGTTGAGGCGTTCGCGCCGATGTTGCAGTCGATCGTGCTTCCGCGCGCCACGAGGCACGCGATGAGGGCATCGGAAATCAACCTGGGCGTGGTCCGCAAGGAGATCGTCGAGCGACTTCCCGATGCCGACGTCGAGCCCGAAAAGATCGCCCGGTTTGGCCCACGCACGGTCTTCACCCTTGCGGCGGGCATCATCGCGGCCCTGGTGGTCTTCGCCTCGTTCAACACCGAGAACGTGCTCAACGCGCTACGCGACTCCAACCCGTGGTGGCTGCTCGCCGCCCTCGCTTGGGCGCTCGCCACGTTCGCCGGCGCTGCGGTGGCCCTGATGGCCTTCTCCCCGATTCGCTTGCCGTGGAACAGGGCGCTTCTGGCGCAAGTGGCGGCCGCCTACATCGCGCTTGCAGCGCCAGCCGGCGTGGGGCCCGCAGCCCTCAACATGCGCCTCCTCACGCGTCGCAAGGTCCCCGCTCCCCTTGCCGTCGCGACGGTCGCACTCGTGCAGGTGAGCGCGGTGGTCGTCACCGTGGTCGGCCTGATCGTGCTGTCGCTCATCACCGGTTCCGAGGGGACCCTTGCCGCACTCCCCTCGAGCTCCGTGCTCGTCGGCGTGATCGTCACCGCGGTCGTGGTGGCCATCGCCATGATCGTGCCGCGGGTCCGCACGTGGGCTCTCGGAAGGCTCCGGCCCCTCGTGCGCCAGACGTGGCCGCGCCTCGCCCAGGTGCTGAGCCAGCCGTGGCGTCTCGCGCTCGGCATCGGCGGCAACCTGTTGCTCACCGTGGCCTACGTGGGCGCGTTCGACTCGACGCTGCGTGCCTTCGGGCAGCACATGCCGCTCATCGACGTCACCGTGCTGTTCCTGCTCGGAAACGCCGTGGGAGCCATCGTGCCCACCCCCGGTGGCCTTGGCGCGGTCGAAGGCGCGCTCACCGCCGGGCTGATCTCCGCGGGTCTTCCCAAGGAAATTGCCGCGTCTGTTGTCGTTCTTTACCGTCTGATCAGCTATTGGGCACGCATCCCGATGGGGTACGTCGCCATGAGGTTCCTCCAACGAAAGGGCGAACTTTAG
- a CDS encoding zinc-ribbon domain-containing protein, producing the protein MDDVEDFFNSTVGYTPAEWKPKASSVGTFDTSRRPLALERWDTDANDGIDLSQVPTSLSTVAWFWRCPEGHRWRETLSSVSKRGAWKRYDISSAACRRCVLIAHGPRCPEGHLVDRVDHLNEPIASHLCRQCDPDAFDTRGGDQAKVRAADKLTRDVWRTATDPRHVAMTGRDLGG; encoded by the coding sequence TTGGATGACGTCGAAGATTTCTTCAACTCAACGGTCGGCTACACCCCTGCCGAATGGAAGCCGAAGGCCTCCTCCGTTGGCACTTTCGACACGTCGAGACGCCCGCTCGCGCTCGAGCGCTGGGACACCGACGCCAACGATGGCATCGACTTGTCTCAGGTGCCCACCTCACTGTCGACCGTCGCGTGGTTCTGGCGATGCCCCGAGGGCCACCGGTGGCGCGAGACCCTTTCCTCGGTCTCGAAACGTGGCGCGTGGAAGCGGTACGACATTTCCTCCGCTGCCTGCCGTCGGTGCGTCCTGATCGCTCACGGGCCGCGCTGCCCCGAGGGCCACCTCGTCGACCGTGTTGACCACCTCAACGAACCGATCGCTTCTCACCTGTGCCGACAGTGCGATCCGGACGCTTTCGACACCCGAGGTGGCGACCAGGCGAAGGTTCGTGCCGCTGACAAACTGACGCGCGACGTGTGGCGGACGGCCACCGATCCGCGACACGTCGCCATGACAGGTCGCGACCTAGGGGGTTGA
- a CDS encoding DNA cytosine methyltransferase, whose product MLPDRVLIRREWDLKEDLPLDSATDVPGTALSADEVAWIGHWELMVQFMREWRRWQATSVGEAQRRLPGFPIWTDAWVATKKAREGLLEGAPAWEADFLRKNFDLFDALRGVDDKLVKGWLHDVRKFPESRRKLEWQAQDTQSLWGCVISFRPSGLRAKRMTHLPALVAITQTPVLGPLRRKLSAREAARLQGLPDGYSFEGQTDKATFKQMGNGVNTGVVWNVLKAHCARDRHLLVETPEGRAILEAVEGSPDNPPDALRVLFAAGVTPSTGA is encoded by the coding sequence ATGCTGCCGGACCGGGTACTGATACGTCGTGAGTGGGACCTCAAGGAGGACCTGCCGCTTGATAGCGCCACCGACGTGCCGGGTACCGCGCTCTCGGCCGACGAGGTCGCGTGGATTGGGCATTGGGAGTTGATGGTCCAGTTCATGCGCGAGTGGCGTCGTTGGCAGGCGACGAGTGTCGGTGAGGCTCAGCGACGGCTGCCCGGGTTCCCGATCTGGACTGACGCATGGGTCGCAACAAAGAAGGCTCGTGAGGGACTGCTCGAAGGTGCGCCCGCCTGGGAGGCCGACTTCCTGCGCAAAAACTTTGACCTGTTCGACGCTCTTCGCGGGGTCGACGACAAGTTGGTCAAAGGCTGGCTGCACGACGTGCGGAAGTTCCCGGAGTCGCGACGCAAGTTGGAGTGGCAAGCGCAAGACACCCAGAGCCTGTGGGGTTGCGTGATCTCATTCCGGCCGAGCGGTTTGCGTGCCAAGCGCATGACCCACCTGCCTGCGCTAGTTGCCATTACCCAGACGCCAGTCCTCGGGCCGCTGCGGCGGAAACTGTCCGCGCGAGAGGCGGCGCGATTGCAAGGACTGCCCGACGGCTACTCGTTCGAGGGGCAGACCGACAAGGCGACGTTCAAGCAGATGGGCAACGGCGTCAACACCGGGGTCGTGTGGAACGTCCTCAAGGCACACTGTGCGCGCGACCGGCACCTGCTCGTCGAAACGCCCGAGGGACGAGCAATCCTGGAGGCTGTCGAGGGCTCGCCGGACAACCCGCCCGATGCGCTTAGAGTTCTATTTGCAGCCGGTGTCACTCCATCGACTGGCGCTTAG
- a CDS encoding integrase core domain-containing protein, with protein MTSKPVSALLADLGVTRSHSRPRVSNDNPFSEAQFKTLKYLPEFPKAFASLAHAREFCAGFFHEYNYIHRHSAIA; from the coding sequence ATGACCTCCAAACCCGTGTCGGCGCTGCTGGCCGACCTGGGCGTGACCCGCTCGCATTCGCGGCCTCGGGTCAGCAACGACAACCCGTTCTCCGAGGCCCAGTTCAAGACGCTGAAGTACCTGCCTGAGTTCCCGAAAGCCTTCGCTTCGCTGGCTCACGCCCGCGAGTTCTGTGCCGGCTTCTTCCACGAGTACAACTACATCCACCGCCACTCCGCGATCGCCTGA
- a CDS encoding alpha-N-arabinofuranosidase produces the protein MSGKHVNGVIDLDVTGPKISRHLYGHFAEHLGRCIYGGFWVGEDSKIPHEGGIRRDVVEALRTLRIPNLRWPGGCFADEYHWRDGVGPRAARPRMVNSHWGDVVEDNSFGTHEFMALCDLLGAEPYVNGNVGSGTVREMSEWVEYLTREGDSPMASLRSSHGREKPWRVPFWGIGNEPWGCGGRMKADAYADLAHQYATYLRDHGENTLYRIAAGARDDDYSWTESLMKSIGCVTCPESPQSPYQAISFHYYTIPVPRDTVGSALEFSADDYYATMIQARRIDEIIRRHGDVMDIYDPQKSIGLVLDEWGTWHGVEPETNPGFLYQQNTMRDALVASVHFDAFHAHADRLVMANIAQTVNVLQAMVLTDPENNTLVLTPTYHVFAMNVGHHDALSLPVHITSRAADRNVNGVQLDTVSISASRKGENALVSLTNLDADDAVLVDLDLRGGAVVECHGRILTADSTRSHNTFESPEEVVVRDFDVASDASRYGTSVRLEIPAHSYVTVQVALA, from the coding sequence ATGTCTGGTAAGCATGTTAACGGTGTTATTGACCTCGATGTGACTGGACCGAAGATCAGCCGGCACCTGTACGGCCATTTTGCTGAGCACCTCGGCCGATGCATCTACGGAGGATTCTGGGTGGGTGAGGATTCGAAGATTCCCCACGAAGGAGGTATTCGGCGGGACGTCGTTGAGGCGCTACGCACTCTCAGGATCCCTAACCTGAGGTGGCCCGGTGGTTGCTTTGCTGACGAGTATCACTGGCGCGACGGCGTCGGCCCGCGTGCAGCGCGCCCCCGGATGGTCAACAGCCACTGGGGAGATGTCGTCGAGGACAACAGCTTCGGCACGCACGAGTTCATGGCTCTGTGCGACCTGTTAGGCGCCGAGCCGTACGTCAATGGAAACGTTGGCTCGGGAACAGTGCGGGAGATGAGTGAATGGGTGGAGTACCTCACACGCGAAGGTGACTCGCCGATGGCTTCGCTGCGTAGTAGTCACGGCCGAGAAAAGCCGTGGCGTGTCCCCTTCTGGGGCATTGGAAACGAGCCCTGGGGCTGCGGGGGGCGGATGAAGGCTGACGCATATGCCGACCTCGCCCACCAGTACGCGACTTACTTGCGCGACCATGGAGAGAATACGCTCTACCGAATCGCGGCAGGGGCAAGGGACGATGACTATTCTTGGACCGAGTCGCTGATGAAATCGATCGGTTGTGTGACCTGCCCTGAAAGTCCTCAGAGCCCTTATCAGGCGATCTCATTTCATTACTACACGATTCCCGTGCCGAGGGACACTGTTGGCAGCGCGCTTGAGTTTTCGGCCGACGACTATTACGCGACAATGATCCAGGCGCGCCGTATCGACGAAATCATCCGCCGACACGGCGACGTCATGGACATTTACGACCCCCAAAAGAGTATTGGTCTCGTGCTCGACGAATGGGGGACTTGGCACGGAGTGGAGCCGGAGACCAACCCCGGTTTCCTGTACCAGCAGAACACCATGCGAGATGCACTTGTGGCGAGCGTCCACTTCGACGCCTTCCATGCACATGCCGACCGGCTTGTTATGGCCAACATCGCTCAGACCGTCAACGTGCTGCAGGCGATGGTGCTCACGGATCCCGAAAACAACACCCTTGTGCTTACCCCGACTTATCACGTGTTCGCAATGAACGTCGGCCACCACGATGCACTCTCTCTTCCAGTCCACATTACGAGTCGGGCTGCCGATCGCAATGTGAATGGTGTGCAGCTCGACACCGTATCAATCTCTGCCTCGCGCAAGGGGGAAAATGCGCTCGTGTCGTTGACCAACCTTGATGCTGACGACGCCGTGTTGGTGGATCTCGATCTTCGGGGCGGCGCCGTGGTGGAGTGCCACGGGAGAATCCTCACCGCAGATTCAACGCGTTCGCACAACACTTTCGAATCTCCAGAGGAAGTTGTCGTTCGTGACTTTGACGTCGCGTCGGATGCTTCGCGCTATGGCACCTCCGTGCGGTTGGAGATCCCGGCGCACTCGTATGTGACGGTTCAAGTCGCCCTCGCGTAG